One genomic region from Actinomycetota bacterium encodes:
- a CDS encoding MobC family plasmid mobilization relaxosome protein gives MSPPRLLVELALLGPAVIAERHAVKETVLLIRRQLVGIGVNINQLAHWANGRQQLPPGLDSSLAAVERMEARVSDLVEALERS, from the coding sequence GTGTCACCCCCGCGCCTGCTGGTGGAGTTGGCCCTGCTGGGCCCTGCCGTCATCGCCGAGCGCCACGCGGTGAAAGAGACAGTCCTGCTCATCCGCCGCCAGCTGGTGGGGATCGGCGTCAACATCAACCAGCTCGCCCACTGGGCCAACGGCCGCCAGCAGCTGCCGCCGGGGTTGGACTCCAGCCTTGCCGCGGTCGAGCGGATGGAGGCCAGGGTCAGCGATCTAGTCGAGGCCCTGGAGCGTTCGTGA